In Mycolicibacterium phocaicum, one DNA window encodes the following:
- the rplM gene encoding 50S ribosomal protein L13, whose translation MPTFTPKAGDTTRQWYVIDAQDVVLGRLAVEAAKLLRGKHKPTFTPNSDEGDFVIIINAEKIALSGKKLTDKFAYRHSGFPGGLSKRSIGEQLVKHPTRTVENAIVGMLPHNKLSRQVQKKLKVYAGPDHPHAAQQPIPYEIKQVAQ comes from the coding sequence GTGCCTACATTCACGCCGAAGGCGGGTGACACCACGCGTCAGTGGTATGTCATCGACGCCCAAGACGTGGTGCTCGGCCGGCTCGCCGTGGAAGCAGCCAAGCTGCTCCGCGGCAAGCACAAGCCGACGTTCACGCCCAATTCCGATGAGGGTGACTTCGTCATCATCATCAACGCCGAGAAGATTGCCCTGTCGGGCAAGAAGCTCACCGACAAGTTTGCTTACCGTCACTCGGGTTTCCCGGGCGGTCTGAGCAAGCGCTCCATCGGCGAACAGCTGGTGAAGCACCCGACCCGCACCGTTGAGAACGCGATTGTCGGCATGCTCCCGCACAACAAGCTGTCGCGCCAGGTCCAGAAGAAGCTGAAGGTGTACGCGGGTCCTGATCATCCGCACGCCGCGCAGCAGCCGATTCCTTACGAGATCAAGCAGGTGGCCCAGTGA
- the rpsI gene encoding 30S ribosomal protein S9 — translation MTEVTEVPEFEAVEESTPREPVYIDRPIQTVGRRKEAVVRVRLVPGTGKFNLDGRSLEDYFPNKVHQQLIKAPLVTVDRVDTVDIYAHLDGGGPSGQAGALRLAIARALILVQPEDRPALKKAGFLTRDPRAIERKKYGLKKARKAPQYSKR, via the coding sequence GTGACTGAAGTCACCGAAGTTCCCGAGTTCGAGGCTGTCGAAGAGTCGACCCCCCGCGAGCCCGTCTACATCGACCGTCCCATCCAGACCGTTGGCCGCCGCAAGGAGGCCGTCGTCCGCGTTCGCCTGGTGCCCGGCACCGGCAAGTTCAACCTGGACGGCCGCAGCCTGGAGGACTACTTCCCGAACAAGGTGCACCAGCAGCTGATCAAGGCCCCGCTGGTGACCGTCGACCGCGTCGACACGGTGGACATCTACGCCCACCTCGACGGTGGCGGCCCCTCGGGTCAGGCCGGCGCGCTGCGTCTGGCCATCGCCCGTGCGCTGATCCTGGTTCAGCCCGAGGATCGTCCGGCACTCAAGAAGGCCGGGTTCCTGACCCGTGACCCGCGTGCCATCGAGCGCAAGAAGTACGGCCTCAAGAAGGCCCGCAAGGCGCCTCAGTACAGCAAGCGCTGA
- the glmM gene encoding phosphoglucosamine mutase: protein MSRLFGTDGVRGVANRDLTAELALALGSAAARRLCSTSGAGRCVAVVGRDPRASGEMLEAAVMAGITSEGVDVLRVGVLPTPAVAYLTASYDAQLGVMISASHNPMPDNGIKIFGTGGHKLDDDTEDRIAELVAAGPGTRPTGAGIGRILDAPDALDRYLTHAAKAAVAPLAGLTVVVDCANGAASTAASLAYRAAGATVIAINAEPTGLNINDGCGSTHMAQLQQAVIDHGADLGLAHDGDADRCLAVDASGALVDGDAIMVVLALAMRDAGELVSNTLVATVMSNLGLHLAMREAGIEVRTTGVGDRYVLEELRAGRFALGGEQSGHIVMPELGTTGDGIVTGLRLMSRMAQTGQSLAALCAPMKTLPQVLINVEVADKATVAQAPAVQTAVAAAEAELGDTGRILLRPSGTEQVVRVMVEAPDEITARTVAFRVAESVSEQP from the coding sequence ATGAGTCGGCTGTTCGGCACCGATGGCGTCCGTGGCGTCGCAAACCGTGATCTGACCGCGGAGTTGGCGTTGGCGCTGGGTTCAGCTGCCGCCCGTCGGCTCTGCTCGACTTCCGGAGCCGGCCGTTGCGTCGCGGTCGTCGGACGAGATCCCCGGGCAAGCGGCGAGATGCTGGAGGCCGCGGTCATGGCCGGCATCACGAGCGAGGGCGTCGACGTGCTGCGGGTCGGCGTGCTGCCGACCCCCGCGGTGGCGTATCTGACCGCCTCGTATGACGCCCAGCTCGGCGTGATGATCTCCGCCTCGCACAACCCCATGCCGGACAACGGCATCAAGATTTTCGGTACCGGCGGGCACAAGCTCGACGACGACACCGAGGACCGCATCGCCGAGCTGGTCGCCGCGGGCCCGGGCACCCGGCCGACGGGCGCCGGCATCGGACGGATTCTCGACGCACCTGACGCGCTCGACCGCTACCTCACCCACGCCGCCAAGGCCGCGGTTGCGCCGCTGGCCGGGCTGACCGTGGTCGTCGACTGCGCGAACGGCGCCGCCTCCACGGCCGCATCGCTGGCGTACCGGGCCGCGGGCGCGACGGTCATCGCGATCAACGCCGAGCCGACGGGCCTCAACATCAACGACGGCTGCGGCTCGACGCACATGGCGCAGCTGCAGCAGGCCGTCATCGACCACGGGGCCGACCTGGGTCTGGCCCACGACGGCGACGCCGACCGCTGTCTGGCCGTCGACGCGTCGGGCGCCCTCGTCGACGGCGACGCGATCATGGTGGTGCTGGCGCTGGCCATGCGCGACGCCGGCGAGCTGGTGTCGAACACATTGGTGGCAACCGTGATGAGCAACCTCGGTCTGCACCTGGCGATGCGCGAAGCCGGCATCGAGGTGCGCACCACGGGTGTCGGCGACCGGTACGTGCTGGAGGAACTGCGCGCGGGCCGGTTCGCCCTCGGCGGCGAGCAGTCCGGTCACATCGTGATGCCCGAGCTAGGCACCACGGGCGACGGCATCGTCACCGGCCTGCGGCTGATGTCGCGCATGGCGCAGACGGGGCAGTCGTTGGCCGCGCTGTGCGCGCCGATGAAGACGTTGCCGCAGGTGCTGATCAACGTCGAGGTGGCCGACAAGGCCACGGTGGCCCAGGCGCCGGCGGTGCAGACCGCGGTCGCCGCGGCCGAGGCCGAACTCGGCGACACCGGCCGAATCCTGTTGCGCCCCTCCGGAACCGAACAGGTGGTCCGGGTCATGGTGGAGGCCCCAGATGAAATCACGGCGAGGACCGTCGCGTTCCGCGTCGCCGAATCCGTCAGCGAGCAGCCCTAA
- a CDS encoding type VII secretion target produces the protein MGERDVARIDLSAVRDVAQRCESVADMLGTAVAPLLRWYFDGFCGGRDHAARAAALRAALDQSAGQLRAWASASTEAAAALRVSSGRYEDADTDLAGRLV, from the coding sequence ATGGGAGAACGTGACGTCGCTCGGATAGACCTCTCGGCAGTGCGGGATGTCGCGCAGCGGTGCGAATCGGTAGCCGACATGCTCGGCACCGCGGTCGCGCCGTTGTTGCGCTGGTACTTCGACGGGTTCTGCGGCGGGCGTGATCATGCTGCCCGCGCTGCCGCCTTGCGCGCCGCGCTGGACCAGTCGGCCGGGCAGCTTCGGGCATGGGCGTCAGCGTCGACGGAAGCCGCAGCGGCACTACGGGTTTCGTCAGGGCGCTACGAGGACGCGGACACCGACCTCGCCGGCCGGTTGGTCTGA